One genomic segment of Dysosmobacter sp. Marseille-Q4140 includes these proteins:
- a CDS encoding cell division protein ZapA, which produces MANRVVVNICGEEYTFIAEESASYMQRVGAYVGDKMNEVLSGTKVGRTDAAVLTAANIADELFKAQAAAEQLRSQIKGYLDEASKAQSEVSELKREIFRLQQRLDNRNKG; this is translated from the coding sequence ATGGCCAATCGGGTAGTCGTCAATATCTGCGGCGAGGAATACACCTTCATTGCGGAGGAGTCCGCCTCCTATATGCAGCGGGTGGGCGCCTATGTGGGCGACAAGATGAATGAGGTCCTCAGCGGCACCAAGGTGGGCCGCACCGACGCCGCCGTCCTCACCGCCGCCAATATCGCCGACGAGCTGTTCAAGGCCCAGGCCGCGGCGGAGCAGCTGCGCAGCCAGATCAAGGGCTATCTGGACGAGGCCTCCAAGGCCCAGAGCGAGGTCAGCGAACTCAAGCGGGAGATCTTCCGCCTGCAGCAGCGGCTGGACAACCGGAACAAGGGATGA